The genomic DNA ACGGTCATCCCGCCGCATGTGAGCGGCAAGGGCCTCGACAAGGTCCGCGAGGTGAACGCCGCCGCGGAGGCCGAGGCGCTCGCGCACGGCGCTGAGGCCTCCGCCGTCGTGCGCATCGACGCATCACCGACCGCAGGGGTTCTCCACACGGTCGTGGAGCGGGGCGCGACCTCGATGGTGCTCGGGTGGCGCGGGCGCAGCAACGGCGGCTACCTGTTCGGCAGCAACATCGACCCGATCGTCTCCGACGTCGCCGTGCCGACCGTCATCGCGAGGGTGCGCGACGAGCCCTTCGAGCGGATCCTGCTCGCCATCTCCGACGCCAACACCGTCCCCGCCGGGCAGGCCAGCCTGTGTCTCGCGGTCGAGGTGGCCCGCCGCCTCGCCGCGCAGGCCGACGTGCCGGTCGCGGCGTGCGCGAACACCGAGGACGCCAGCGCCCACCGGCTCGTCCGCGACGAGCTCGGCATCGACGTCGAGTACGACCCCCGCAAGCGCTCCATCGCCGTCCGTCACCGTGCGAAGCCCGGGGACCTCGTCATCGTCCCCGTCAAGCCCGAGCACGCGGGACTGCGGGGCGCCGCGGCCCGTATCGCGCGGGCGATACCCGAGCACCAGCTGCTGCTGACCATGGACACCCGGGGCCTCAGCCTGCCGGCATCCGGCCGCCGCTCCGAAGAGACGCCGGAGGAGAGCCCCGTTGCCTCGGCCACGAGCGAGGAGTGAGACGCCCGCCACCGGGCAACCCGGGGCGGGCGTCGTGCCGGGTGCGGCGGGCGGCCCGCCGCCGTCAGGCCGTGCGGCGTCCGGTGACGAGGCGGTAGATCAGCAGCAGGAGGATCGAGCCGATGATCGCGGCGAGCCAGGTGCTGACGCTCCAGAAGTTGTCGACGGGGTCGACACCGAAGAGCGCGCCTCCGAGGAACCCGCCGAGCATTGCGCCGACGACGCCGATGAGCATCGT from Egibacteraceae bacterium includes the following:
- a CDS encoding GlsB/YeaQ/YmgE family stress response membrane protein; its protein translation is MGILAFLILGLLAGAIAKAILPGDDPGGIIVTMLIGVVGAMLGGFLGGALFGVDPVDNFWSVSTWLAAIIGSILLLLIYRLVTGRRTA